The genomic region cttaaattttatttctaacttatagaaaaataataaaaaatatattttgaaaattaaaatttaaatacttattttttaatgCAGCTGTGTATCAAATAATGAAAGCAGCAACACATGCTgtaaacaattaacaaaataaacagtatggtttgctttgaattttgcacaaagccatGAGGCctctctgcactagccatctctaatttagtgtCAAAAGAttggagggaagacaactagtcatcaccattcacccccaattcttgggctattctttaaccaatgaataatgggactgagcttaacattataacatacatatggctgaagggcaagcatgttttctGGAACAGGGATTCTAACCTGTGATCCTCAGGTTGCAagttaagtgccctaaccacatggccatactGGGTCAACAGATAAACAGAATTAGCAACAGTATAACCTCTTGAAActtacttataaaattaaaataactttacaataCCAAACACCTGATAACTCAGTTAGAAAATTTAGAATAATGAGCAGCTGCTAttctagaaaataaattatttcagatggtataataataataatatctcccttaGTTTAccacatatacaaaatatttattgtaacgtAGACATTATTGCACTTATCTTAATACTTAAGTTTTGTAGCAACtagtcaaataaaaataatactttatatcctgtgtttttttttgtttcctgcTTCCAGCTTTTCCTAAAGCATGATTTGGTATTTGTCATGAGCTTCCTGAGGTATCCCAAGTATGTCAtagaacttttaaatattttcctataTTATAGCTGGACATCATAAAAATTGAAGACTGTTTTATTACAATACCATTTGCCTGTAAAAATGTTGTGGTGTAAAAaccataatacaaatattttcagtaCTAAGTACACTATATGACATGAAACCTTGAAGTTTGAATACTTATCTAGTCTGTAGCTAATGGAAACTGCATTACATATCTAGTGAAAACAAAAGAGAATGctacaaatgtaattaaaatattttacttaaaaatacagAAGCtgatattgttataaagtaattttatgtttatgacaCTGATGTTAAAGGCATAAACCTACTCAAGTGATTGAACATGTATTCCCCAAtatcacacttatatatataaaagccgaTGACCCTGAAGACATGTAAAAAAAACCTGAAAAGAAGCATCAAAGCATTTCCCAAAATATCTCTAACAGTCCAGATTTTCCTATTTGATCTGTTCATTAATCAATATTACAATCAGTGAATCAATTctacaataatataaacagtCAATCCAAAATGATCTGTGTTATTGGTAAACACCATATGCTGTTATCTACatgttatgtaaataatgttttgatcTATCATCCATCCAGtctaaatttttataataaaataaaagttttacaactTTCAATAAAAGGTGATTTAACAACATAGTATTTAGGAATATTAGTAACATATCTGAAATTTCACATGGGAACCTTGAAATATTCAActactgagaaataaaaaatcacaataaaacaGATTGGACATGCTTGCtaaaaataatgacaaatatGGCTGGCCATAAGTGTTAcagtatatgtaaatatttataaaacaagcaAGTTTACTTTATGAAGCACAAGAACAAATAATTAATGAATGATACACACAACCATACATGTCTTTGAATGTTAACTATATGTATAAAGTTAACAAGTTGCCAAAAAGCACTTGTATCACTTTAgaacattcataaaataacaaactaaatttaaaattcatttatgCATCAtgattataattatacaaaaaataaactttttacaaTATGCACTGACACTttaattcatataatatataCTTCTCTTAACTTACACAATAACTGTTAAAATCCTTCTATATCAtacactgtaactataataacacaCTCAGACTTTGCAATTGTTAATTATAAAAGCCTTCTCACTCACTCTTACTATGGATTATTACTTGTACTGTCACAAACGAGAAATAATTTATGCAGCATCGAACATATTGTGGTTAAAATTTCAGTGGTCTGTATCATGTCCAAGTACACCACTGTTGCCATGAAAGGAAAATTGCTGGAAGTAAGGCTGTTCCATTTCTTCAGATATGGAGTTTAGGGGAGCTTGATATGGAGGGGTCAGCTCTACTGTTTCTCCAGTAAATTCTTGGTCAAAGTATTGAGTATCAGTATCTGATGTCACCTGAGGCTTGAAGGGTGGTATAACCTGATCGCATACAAAATAtgacaaagaaataattataaaaagtaaaaataataataattagaatgcACATCCACATTAAATGTAATTCTTCTTAAATTATGAAAACTCTTCATAGATAGACTACTGGTGTTGCAGAAAAACAAAAGCATTAAAAGAAGTTGATCTCTAGTGTTCTATTGATATGTCATTTTATGGGAAGAAACTTCATTAGTTGACACTTGACAATTTTATGACAAACTAAACATATTACATTTGTTACCACATTGCCTAATCTTGCTGTGCAGTATCATATTTGTGAATTTTACATATGATTGgtcatttatttcaataaacatttcaTGAGAAGATGTTATTtgcaaaatacaaattttattttattatgtactaGGAGACTAATAATtgtcttttttaacattttttccaaaaaaatatacattatgcACTTTATAATATAGTACACTTATGTTTAATGTCATAAAATGATGATGAAAAATTATTGTTGAGATTATGCTATGGTGAgaatactgttatatttacaaccatatatataatctaaacacataaatgtttattataacacatcTATAACACTCCAAAAAAGATTTTATCATtaaagcattatttaattaatctgGAATCAAAATATTCCCTAAAATGTCAATATATAACAAATACGACAGTATCAAATCTTTCTTTAGTaagagatttttaaaattaatgtataacaagatttgtatgttttgtttaattatccTGTTATCTGTTAtccacttttatatataaatggtagttatttaattcagttttttattatGCAAGGCATTTTTTTGTCCTTAAGATGTGGCCTGATGAAACATGTTAATATGCATACTTGTAACTTTacaaatatgtgtttgtttacactgataaAAATTCTAAGCATATGATATCTTCATATAGCAATCCATTCCAAAAGactgtgaaaacaaatattacacaatgaACTACTTTTATATTGACAAAAccaaacttttccaaatattttacataaatagaaGCAAAATTAATTACAagctaaaataattcctaaatatatttaaataaaatgcaagcaaattaaatataattgataTTAACCATAATGAATATTCATATACTGATATTTTTGATACAGAGGTTCTAatgataataagaaacaaaagtagaTCATCCACTGACTTTTTTTTCCAGCAAATCCTGCCAGTTAATTGCACGGAAAAATGGATGGACCATAATCTCTCCAGCATCGTCCTGCCCACCACCAAGCCTGCAAAGTACTCACTATGATACAGGAActtttcagaaatgtttaaaacaagcCAAATTTCCCTATATTTATACTACTACTAAGGTTAAAGAacttttttcaatttttcttcttctttctttactGAGAATTAACACTGCAGATCAAACAGTGCAAATGATAACACAGTTTACACTTATCATATAATGgaactttttaaagtttatttttaaaataatgagatgtatTAAATGATATTCACAAAGCAACCATAGAAATTGGAGAATGTgtacattataaatttatatacaagttGATTAATAATAAagagtttattaatttattttttatttcacagtaTTTAAAGTGGTGAATAACAATTCTACAATAATTCTGCATTAACATCttttcttaatttctttctaaatatgttatttaatttttattagcagcttaattttcttattttctatgCACATATTTCCAAAGTTCGTACTTCATTTCctcaaaattaagattttttgcTAATTAAGACTGTGTAAACCTTCAACATAAACCTTTCTTTTTCActtctaattttctttgtttatcgagaaaaaaaataatttttaagccaATAATAATACTCATTGACTTTTAGATATATTCTAGCACTAATTTTCAAATGTATAGGCTTAACCCATCTCATATTTTACAGACAAACGTACGTCTTATGAAAAGATTAAACAATTTAAGAATATTATCAGAACCTTCCATTTCTGACACGTGATGTTTATCCTTTATAATGGTCAGTATATCCAGACAAAATTCAGAAATGCAAGAGAATAACTCAAGAAATTTTTATCACATCTCAAATAAACAATTCTTTCCTTAATCTTGCATCCATTTCTTTGAAAGCTTTTGCCcaagttaaaaggaaaaaaataattgtgaTATGGAAAAACAGTTTTTCACATCCTCTATTCTCTGTACATAATGTACATATGACTGATGTAGTTTCCACATGAAAGCTAAGTAGCCTCAGGAAAAGCTATTCAAAAGCTTACCACCTGAACTTTAATTCCACTTGTTGTTCAAAAACACAAGTTTAAtcaaataagttaattttttgaGTTACACTATTGCAAAAATTTAAAGCTTCACTAATttcacatttaaaacaaacatgagCACTAATTCAAAACAATTCTAAGTTGGaagtaaatcttaaaaaaatataaaaatgtttatttttaatactttcatAACAAAAAGATCACAGACATTGTAAAAGTGAGTAAAATCCTAATTAATGATTTGAAATCGACAGACAAAGAATTACAAAATGACTAATTTATAAAGGGAGTAACATATTTAGCCAGTCATTTGGCTCCCTAGGCAAGTATTACAAACTACAACCCCCAACCCTCTTTCTTTGTGACTCATGCATATTGGCTGGCTAACTGATCCGCAAAGGTTTGATGTAATGTACTGAGTTTTATGTCTACCTAACCTTTTCATTGCATCCATCTTAGaagaataaatttgttatttatgattGCTATTCCATCAAAATTgagttttcttaaaataatatagttaataaatatattttaaaaataattactaaaacataaacaaattcaaTCAATGTTCCCCATTTAATTCCAATAAATCTcagtttttgctttattttatagCAATGACAGATAAAGTAAAAACTCAAGAATGCTGCCTGTAATGTTTGGTAGCCAGCATAATTGTATAATGCCATGGAACACTATATATGCTATTTCTCAAGCCCTATTTTTCtgttaccaaaaatatatatagatattacaAAAGATAAAAGTATTTATGATATATGTTACAACTTAAGAATGAGACAACTTAGTTAAGGAATAGGGAATGAAGGCAGGAACTTAAGTACCATGCCATACTAAATAAAACAGGTTATCTTGGTGATATACTGCAAGAACAAATGTTGATTACTTATAAAGGATTGTAGAATTATAGagggaagaaaaataaattttcaacattgttaagaaaataaatatgatattttttcatTCTGAAAACAATGCAGGATTTCCACTAAAACAGAATATTCTTTGGGTATAAAAAATTCTAATCTATATAATTGCTTTTTGTTATCTTCTTTCTTATATTCATTTCaccatattaataaattaataggtAAGTTCAGAAAAGTAAAAGATTACCTTTTTTTGGGGTCCTTAATAAGAAGACCACTTAAAATACTTTTTGCTTCAGGGGAGAGAGATTTTGGGAACTTAACTTCTTCAACTAAAATTAGTTCAAACAGAATATCGTGGTCACGATTGTAAAATGGTAAACGACCACACATCATTTCATACATGACAACTCCTAACCCCCACCAGTCAACTGCCCTGCCATAATCTGTGTCTTCTAATacctaaaacacaaaaaatttattttactaacatATTGAACTTATATGACAGGTGCAATTTGGAAATTGTTTTAAGTTTAGTTTGTCACAGAATTGGATTACAATTAACTCAATTCAAGAAAATATTTCCAAGACATCTTTTTACAATCAACTTTCAAATATATGTTTAGGAACATGATAAAAAAAGTTTTCACATTGGATTTCAAAATGCttcatacatataatatttttagtaatataagGTATGAGAACTGTAATTTAATACACATATCTTCTCTGTTCAAAACAGTATAAATCTCAAAAGTATTTTACACATGATGGGTTAAAAGAAGATCTtatgaaaacttatttttgtttttactattttatcaatCTTAGTGACCAAGCATTCATTGGCATATTTAGGTAGGGACTAGAGGGAgctcagccccagggcccattgataattttattctatttaaaattgCATGGCATGTAGGGCCCACATATAACCTTAAATCTGCCACTCCCAggatttatgttttgtttttggaagagTTGTAACTGatattacaatgttttacatGACTGCAAATAATTCAAAGAAAAGCCTTTTTGATGTTATTTTTACACCTGAATGTCTCATTAAGGatccttgaaataaaaaaaatgaattaatttcatACACTTTAAAATTTCACAAAGATTGATCTTCTTTCACATGCTTCAATGTTAATTGCATTGTTTCATAAATCAAAAAATTAtcattggaaaaatattttacattatatatgtgtaacatctgtatatttgattgttttcagaTGTATAATCAATCCTTTATGTACCACTAATAACCTAGAATACTTGGGATGTTTAGATAATATATGACATACCATCAtgattaattattctttattaaataGCAACCAATCTGGTTGCTATAACCTAGAATACTTGGGATGTTTAGATAATATATGACATACCATCAtgattaattattctttattaaataGCAACCAATctggttatttatttgtttcggaACAAATAAATTCATATACCTCATGAAAATGACTGAATCTAAACTGCAGAAAAATCacacaaatcaaatatttaaaaccatattGTGACTATTAGTTcagatattaaaacatatttataagtcTCTTTATTTGGCAACAAGTAAAATGCACTTTTGGTACAAATATTACCATGTGAACAATTTAGATACGACTTCTTCTACAGaactttaaaatcttaaaaagtCGTAACATTAAGCTGTATACCTCAGGTGCTAAATATTCAGGTGTTCCACAAAAAGTTTTAGTTGTTGCTCCATAAATTATATCCTCTTTACAAAGTCCAAAATCTGCTATCTTGATATGTCCTTCTTTATCTAAGAGTAAGTTTTctagctaaaaaaaacaaacaacaacaataaaacacttttatatgcAACAATAATTATAGTATTGAAGTGGGAAAAGTAGCACTTTGATACATTCTTGTTCTTACCACTCTTGACAGTCTGCTGAGTGGAATCTAAAAGATCATAACCAAACCATGAGACCTGGTACATATACACAAACTTTAAATTTGGCTCTTTCTTGGTAAAAAGTGTGGGCTGGTGGTTAGTATGTTGGACTATGAATCTACAGGTATATCATTTGCATCTCATTAccaaaaaaatatacaaaaaataataatgctcTTCATTCTAGGACATAAGTACGACATACGGGTGACAGACAATTCTCTCATTATTCAGTCAAACAAAAATTGTCCAAAAGTTTTTATAGGTATTGTTGTgcagctgcttttcctctagcctaaaatttcaaaattaactcACACACAGCCCATGAGAAAGTATGATGTATACAGTACAGCTTATTAACATAAAACCTTAAGTTAGatcaaacattttttactttgaaaagtaTACATATTAGAAAAATCTTTACCAGATGGTACCtactaaaatactaaaatttgttGGTGTTCAAATTATATCTGAAATATTACCACTAGATCTTAAAGGTAAACAGAAAAGTAGCTAATatctacaataagttttattttaatgaaatacctTATACACACCTTTTTCATACATCTAGGAACTGTTATGTGATGACAATATAAATGGGTAATCACAGAAACACTGTGACTCTGCACCCATTGTAACTCCATTAATATGTTAAAAGTTTTAGGAGTTATAAGTCTCacgaaaaagaaagaaaaaaagatttgcatacatatacacacacacacacactcataaagataaaattatgttatttctcaagtaagtttcttattttctaggagataaataagttattttgatttAACTTGTAAATGAAAGAAGAAATAAGCATGAAtgtcttaaaatatataatagttatttatttgagaactaatttttactttattacatgATTGGCCAAAATGATTGTATGAAACTTAAACAACTTctatgttttatatgaaacttaaACAACTGCTATGTTTTATACGAAACTTAAACAACTGCTATGTTTTATACGAAACTTAAACAACTGCTATGTTTTATACGAAACTTAAACAACTGCTATGTTTTATACGAAACTTAAACAACTGCTATGTTTTATACGAAACTTAAACAACTGctatgttttatatgaaacttaaacaactgctatgttttatatgaaacttaaacaactgctatgttttatatgaaacttaaACTGCTATGTTTTATACGAAACTTAAACAACTGctatgttttatatgaaacttaaACAACTGCTATGTTTTATACGAAACTTAAACAACTGCTATGTTTTATACAAAACTTAAACAACTGctatgttttatatgaaacttaaacaactgctatgttttatatgaaacttaaACAACTGCtatgttttattcagtaaaaaaaattctaacaatACTTTTCTGTCACTTTATTCAGCCTTTtctgataaattttaatattataattctacagaaaacaaatatGATCATggcaatattttacaaataaatcacaatttatattttaatgatttgtcATATTAAGAAGTAATACATGTATTCTTCATTGTAAACAAGTTATCTAATGAATTACAACACTATGATATAGTATTATCAATGTTGCATTTAGTGATGCTCTATAGCACAATTCACTGCCCCCAAGTGGCTCAACAGTACGTCTGCTGACTTACAGTGCTAAGAACTGGATTTTGATACTTGTGGAGAATATAccacagataattcattgtacaggtttgtgtttaactacaaagaaaACAGAATTTGTTGCTGAAGAAATTAAATAGTTTACACCAACGATGATTCAGGGAACATCACTAATATCTCTGAATTATATGTAGAATGAAATGGTAGTAGttcagtaattttaaaaatgGACTAATTAGAAACATAATTACGTGCAAACCAATAACAACTAAGAGCAACAAACAGATACCTTCAGATCTCTGTATATAATTCCTTGAGTGTGGAGGTAGTGCAAAGCAAGCAGAACTTCAGCACCGTAGAAACGAGTTCTTTCCTCAGTAAAAATTCTTTCTCTTGACAGATGAAAAAAGAGCTCACCCCCATTTACGTACTCCATCACTAGGCACAACCGATCAGCTGTCTGGAATGAATACTTGAGAGACTGCAAAAGAAATTGATCAAACAGTTATCaccataactgtaattttaaaaaaaatgtgaaccATTCAACGGAAAAACAAAACTGAGTTTTTTTAGCAAATGTCATTGCCATAAAAGAGTTTCAGCTCACAACTTCTCTTACTTCAAAGGTTCTATGGACTGTATTTGTCGAGGGTTTTGAAATGGGTGATACTTCAGTCTGTGTGAAAGCCTTCATTAGCAGCCTAATAAATACCTCATCACAGCGTCTTAAACATTTAGTACTCACACATGTTTGGTAAGCAAGTACAACTCATAAGATTTTAAATCCAGTAAATAATTAtcctgaaaaaataaattaacagtatATAATGCACCTGTTTTAACCCCTCATTTCACTAGTAATGTGTTGTCTGTTGGTGGAAAATGTATATGCTCTGAATCATGacaaaaaataatagtatttgttactcttattttcagttttatttactcttgaaacaaaacactgtCAGGGATCTTGCAGAAGTATATTTAGTTGTAGCTTGTAATTACTAATTACACATATACTGGTTTATAGTTAGGAACTGTTACATTCTTTCTTTAATGATATTATTTACTCTGAGAGAAAACCATGCAGCAAGTACAGCTGAAAGATATCAATTTGTAACTAAAAGACAATTTGTTCATGTTACTAGCTTCATACTTTGATATACAAAGATTATTTTGATCCAAAGAGcacaaaatttcttaaaaaacttttaataatccTAACCTAATTTTGTTCACTCATGTATACTAAGTATTATATGCAGAAAAGCTATGACTGTTTAATTTCTTGgctttacatttaattattttcatcaacataAACTTTACCTCAAAAACAGTTTAGTTTCAATGACTAAAATGGCTTAGTTGGTCAGCCAAGTTTGGTCCTGACAGCTTGCAAATGGGATTCTGAATACAGTTTCAAAAATGATGTCTACATGAATTTGAGGTAAGCGTAACACAAACTTCTATGCTACGTTTAAGTTCAGTGACCCTGCAAGCCTACTCCTTCATCTTCATCATATGTAAGTCAACTTCCAGGTCAAGTTTTAGATCATCTGAATatccaaaataataaaactatggatctaaattataaaaattatccaCTAAATTATTCCAGGTCTGCCTGCCAAATTTGGTCCTGCCATCACCAAACTGATGAAGGAGCTTGTGGACAACTTAATgtacaaacatataaaataaattcatataggATGTCAATGTTAAATATAGAATTGAACCTTTTATTGGGAGaattatttcacttgaataaatctgatatacataaaaataacttgCCACTTCCTATGGTATGCCTACcctttaaaatattacacacttaaaatttgtttatagctaaaaataccattaaaacatttctcatactCTAATGAACTAATGGATGATACTATTCCAACACTAAATTTTAACAGGTTTaagtataaacaataaaatatgtagatTTGGGTGTACACTTTCAAACATGGCtattttgtttgaagtaaaacaGTAAGGATAACTTTGAAAATTGAAATATCTTTACTACAAGACAGTTTACTTACTATGAGAAAAGGGTGATTTGTATTCCTTAATACTCTATTTTCTGTTAGTGTGTGGGCAACTTCATCCTGCAAGAAATGGgtgacacacacatatatatatataatgtactgaAATACATATGCACATTTTAAATTGCAAATATTGCACACATATTAGAAAAATATCCATTAATACATAGCACACATTTTTGctaacttataaaaaatatgggtacatcaaaaacaaaataatcaaaattaattaccaaatttACATGTGCACAACATTCCTTCCTTGTAAAAAGATATACAACTTTATATCTTTcagttattatatttcatttatccTTTGAAATATGGTGAAGAAAAGTTGCAATACTGTTGTAATTCTTATTACATTCATTATATATTtgactataaataaaacataatttcccttgtttttacagtaaaaaagttgaaattttgtaataattattcacTATTTTTAATCTTGATCCAATTTTATTTGGTATATGTACACTATGGAGCCATAAAACATATTCCTGCATTAGAACATTGCTGAAAAAAAGGACCCATTATCTGGTGAACAGAAGTCAAAATTTCCTACAATATCCATGTTATTCCAATAGATACCTACCTATATCACAGAATAGCTTTTCTCAATTTGTACTGCCCTCTATACGTGCAAAGGTTTTCTTGTCACTATACTCGATACTCCTACCTTCCCTCATGTGTTTTCAAATGACACAGATGTATGATAGCATGCAAATGAGCTTGTGACAACCCTCCAACAGT from Tachypleus tridentatus isolate NWPU-2018 chromosome 1, ASM421037v1, whole genome shotgun sequence harbors:
- the LOC143252016 gene encoding RAC serine/threonine-protein kinase-like isoform X1, translated to MSGLASAPDPLVTPSQEPRLVKEGWLLKRGEHIKNWRPRYFILLEDGSLIGFKSKPEHGYSDPLNNFTVRGCQLMKADRPKPYTFVIRGLQWTTVIERTFHVDSEKEREEWMQAIQHVADRLQEQDVEMLDPQGNDDILEKLNITQTSLHKGRKITLNNFEFLKVLGKGTFGKVILCREKVSNLLYAIKILKKEVIIQKDEVAHTLTENRVLRNTNHPFLISLKYSFQTADRLCLVMEYVNGGELFFHLSRERIFTEERTRFYGAEVLLALHYLHTQGIIYRDLKLENLLLDKEGHIKIADFGLCKEDIIYGATTKTFCGTPEYLAPEVLEDTDYGRAVDWWGLGVVMYEMMCGRLPFYNRDHDILFELILVEEVKFPKSLSPEAKSILSGLLIKDPKKRLGGGQDDAGEIMVHPFFRAINWQDLLEKKVIPPFKPQVTSDTDTQYFDQEFTGETVELTPPYQAPLNSISEEMEQPYFQQFSFHGNSGVLGHDTDH
- the LOC143252016 gene encoding RAC serine/threonine-protein kinase-like isoform X2, yielding MSGLASAPDPLVTPSQEPRLVKEGWLLKRGEHIKNWRPRYFILLEDGSLIGFKRCQLMKADRPKPYTFVIRGLQWTTVIERTFHVDSEKEREEWMQAIQHVADRLQEQDVEMLDPQGNDDILEKLNITQTSLHKGRKITLNNFEFLKVLGKGTFGKVILCREKVSNLLYAIKILKKEVIIQKDEVAHTLTENRVLRNTNHPFLISLKYSFQTADRLCLVMEYVNGGELFFHLSRERIFTEERTRFYGAEVLLALHYLHTQGIIYRDLKLENLLLDKEGHIKIADFGLCKEDIIYGATTKTFCGTPEYLAPEVLEDTDYGRAVDWWGLGVVMYEMMCGRLPFYNRDHDILFELILVEEVKFPKSLSPEAKSILSGLLIKDPKKRLGGGQDDAGEIMVHPFFRAINWQDLLEKKVIPPFKPQVTSDTDTQYFDQEFTGETVELTPPYQAPLNSISEEMEQPYFQQFSFHGNSGVLGHDTDH